In Janthinobacterium sp. J1-1, a single genomic region encodes these proteins:
- the ftsA gene encoding cell division protein FtsA, with protein MTKDAKNLIVGLDIGTSKVVAVVAEVMSDGRHEVIGLGQHESKGLKKGVVVNIEATVESIQRALEEAELMADCKIRNVYAGIAGSHIRSFNSSGMVAIKDKEVTATDVARVIETAKAVNIPTDQQLLHTVPQEFIVDSQEDVREPIGMSGIRLEVKVHIVTGAVSAVQNIVKCVRRCGLEVSDLILQPMASADAVLTPDEKELGVVLIDIGGGTTDVAVFSDGAIRHTAVIPIAGDQITNDIAMALRTPTAEAEEIKIRYGVAKQVLADPGESLEVPGLGDRGPRNLSRQALAAVIEPRVEELFAMVHQVVRESGYEGVLSSGIVLTGGTAIMPGMVEMAEDIFLKPARLGTPEYRGQLADVVRSPRYATVLGLLLEAKKQYLRGHIVTRQDGSVKAVWQRMKEWFLGNF; from the coding sequence ATGACAAAAGACGCGAAGAACCTGATCGTCGGCCTCGACATCGGCACCTCGAAAGTGGTGGCGGTGGTAGCCGAAGTGATGTCCGATGGACGCCACGAAGTGATCGGGCTGGGCCAGCACGAATCGAAGGGCCTGAAAAAAGGCGTGGTGGTCAATATCGAGGCCACGGTGGAGTCGATCCAGCGCGCGCTCGAAGAAGCCGAGCTGATGGCCGACTGCAAGATCCGCAATGTGTATGCCGGCATCGCGGGCAGCCATATCCGCAGCTTCAATTCGAGCGGCATGGTGGCCATCAAGGACAAGGAAGTGACGGCCACCGACGTGGCGCGCGTCATCGAGACGGCAAAAGCGGTTAACATTCCGACCGACCAGCAATTGCTGCATACGGTGCCGCAGGAATTCATCGTCGACAGCCAGGAAGATGTGCGCGAGCCGATCGGCATGAGCGGCATCCGCCTGGAGGTCAAGGTGCATATCGTCACCGGCGCCGTATCGGCGGTGCAGAACATCGTCAAGTGCGTGCGCCGCTGCGGCCTCGAAGTCTCCGACCTGATCCTGCAGCCGATGGCCTCGGCCGACGCGGTGCTGACCCCGGATGAAAAAGAGCTGGGCGTGGTCCTGATCGACATCGGCGGCGGTACCACCGACGTGGCGGTGTTTTCCGATGGCGCGATCCGCCATACGGCAGTGATCCCGATCGCCGGCGACCAGATCACCAACGACATCGCGATGGCCTTGCGCACCCCGACCGCGGAAGCGGAAGAGATCAAGATCCGCTACGGCGTGGCCAAGCAGGTGCTGGCCGATCCGGGCGAGTCGCTGGAAGTGCCGGGCCTGGGTGACCGTGGTCCGCGCAACCTGTCGCGCCAGGCGCTGGCGGCGGTGATCGAGCCGCGGGTGGAGGAGCTGTTCGCGATGGTGCACCAGGTGGTGCGCGAGTCGGGCTACGAGGGCGTGCTGTCGTCGGGCATCGTGCTGACGGGCGGCACGGCCATCATGCCTGGCATGGTGGAGATGGCGGAAGACATCTTTTTGAAACCGGCGCGCCTGGGCACGCCGGAGTATCGCGGCCAGCTGGCCGACGTGGTGCGCAGTCCGCGCTACGCGACTGTGCTGGGACTGCTGCTGGAAGCGAAAAAGCAATACCTGCGCGGGCATATCGTGACGCGCCAGGATGGCTCGGTGAAGGCAGTCTGGCAGCGCATGAAGGAATGGTTTTTAGGGAATTTTTAA
- the ftsZ gene encoding cell division protein FtsZ, with product MEFDMVDNTALGTVIKVVGVGGAGGNAVQHMINKGMSGVEFIAANTDAQALSTSKAHNIIQIGDTGLGAGMKPAVGRQLAEESRARIADSLRGAHMVFIAAGMGGGTGTGAAPIVAEVAKELGALTVAVVSKPFSYEGQKCMDIADEGLEQLSLHVDSLIIILNEKLEEIYEDESMLEWMQHADDVLNNAVAGIAEIINVPGHINVDFNDVKTIMGEQGKAMMGTATASGVDRARIAAEQAVASPLLDGIDLSGARGVLVNVTASRGLKGKEIKEVMAAVRAFAAPDASIAQGIAYDDDMGDDIRVTVVATGLGRAKKNIQLVPQQVLRTGTHNSPLTPSAAMGAAQTVTTTVGAATPAAGFDGMKAPAVWRRETASEQVRAMEKNGMETYDIPAFLRKQAD from the coding sequence ATGGAGTTCGATATGGTCGATAACACAGCTTTAGGTACCGTCATCAAGGTAGTCGGCGTCGGCGGTGCGGGTGGCAATGCAGTTCAACACATGATCAACAAAGGCATGTCGGGCGTGGAGTTCATTGCCGCCAACACCGACGCTCAAGCCCTGTCGACGTCCAAGGCGCACAACATCATCCAGATCGGCGATACCGGCCTGGGCGCCGGGATGAAGCCGGCCGTCGGCCGCCAGCTGGCAGAGGAATCGCGCGCACGCATCGCCGATTCGCTGCGCGGCGCGCACATGGTGTTCATCGCCGCCGGCATGGGCGGCGGCACCGGCACCGGCGCCGCGCCGATCGTGGCCGAAGTGGCCAAGGAACTGGGCGCGCTGACGGTGGCCGTGGTCTCCAAGCCGTTCTCGTACGAAGGCCAGAAGTGCATGGACATCGCCGACGAAGGCCTGGAGCAGCTGTCCCTGCACGTCGATTCGCTGATCATCATCCTCAATGAAAAACTGGAAGAGATCTACGAAGACGAAAGCATGCTGGAATGGATGCAGCACGCCGACGATGTGCTCAACAACGCGGTGGCCGGCATTGCCGAGATCATCAACGTGCCGGGCCATATCAACGTCGACTTCAACGACGTGAAAACCATCATGGGCGAGCAGGGCAAGGCGATGATGGGTACCGCCACCGCTTCGGGCGTGGACCGCGCGCGCATCGCGGCCGAACAGGCGGTCGCCTCGCCGCTGCTGGACGGTATTGATCTGTCCGGCGCGCGCGGCGTGCTGGTCAACGTCACGGCCAGCCGTGGCCTGAAGGGCAAGGAGATCAAGGAAGTCATGGCGGCCGTGCGCGCCTTTGCGGCACCGGATGCGTCGATCGCGCAAGGTATCGCCTACGACGACGACATGGGCGACGATATCCGCGTCACCGTGGTGGCTACCGGCCTGGGCCGCGCCAAGAAAAACATCCAGCTGGTACCGCAGCAAGTGCTGCGCACCGGCACCCACAACAGCCCGCTGACCCCATCTGCTGCGATGGGCGCCGCGCAAACCGTGACCACCACGGTCGGCGCGGCCACGCCGGCGGCGGGCTTTGACGGCATGAAGGCGCCAGCCGTATGGCGCCGTGAAACCGCTTCCGAGCAGGTGCGCGCGATGGAAAAGAATGGCATGGAGACGTATGACATTCCAGCTTTCCTGCGCAAACAGGCTGATTGA
- a CDS encoding peroxiredoxin — protein MTIKIGDTLPEGTLAEFIETETEGCALGPNTFNVQDLAKGKKIAIFGLPGAFTPTCSAQHVPGYVQHAAALKAAGVDEIWCISVNDAFVMGAWGRDQKATGIVRMMGDGNAAYSKALGLDADFSKHGMGTRSQRYSLLADNGVVTQLNIEQGGKFEVSNAETLLGQLK, from the coding sequence ATGACGATCAAGATCGGCGATACCCTGCCGGAAGGCACCCTGGCTGAATTCATCGAAACCGAAACCGAAGGCTGCGCGCTGGGACCGAACACGTTCAACGTGCAGGACCTGGCCAAGGGCAAGAAGATCGCCATCTTCGGCCTGCCAGGCGCGTTCACGCCAACCTGCTCGGCACAGCATGTGCCAGGTTATGTGCAGCACGCCGCAGCGCTGAAGGCCGCCGGCGTCGATGAAATCTGGTGCATCTCCGTCAACGACGCGTTCGTGATGGGCGCCTGGGGCCGTGACCAGAAGGCCACCGGCATCGTGCGCATGATGGGCGATGGCAATGCTGCCTACAGCAAGGCCCTGGGCCTGGACGCCGACTTCTCCAAGCACGGCATGGGCACGCGCTCGCAGCGCTACTCGCTGCTGGCCGACAACGGCGTGGTGACGCAATTGAACATCGAGCAGGGCGGCAAGTTTGAAGTGTCGAATGCCGAGACCTTGCTGGGCCAGTTGAAGTAA
- a CDS encoding class I SAM-dependent methyltransferase encodes MQQHDVITEQFGKTANAYLCSAVHAQGADLVLMQEAARRHGRPEVLDLGCGAGHASFAVAPVAASVVAYDLAQPMLDVVEHAKVQRGLDNISTRQGDVASLPFADASFDMVVTRFSAHHWNDVAGALAEAWRVLRPNGTLLVVDIVAPKTALYDTTLQAVELLRDGSHVRDYRTCEWGAKFDNAGFAHSLRSVWKLTMQFDEWVARMRTPEQRIAAIRNLFDAAPEEARQYFALQGDYSFDIDAALFEATKPVVQ; translated from the coding sequence ATGCAACAGCACGATGTCATTACCGAGCAGTTCGGCAAGACCGCCAACGCATACCTCTGCAGCGCCGTCCACGCGCAAGGAGCCGACCTGGTACTGATGCAGGAAGCGGCGCGCCGCCATGGCCGCCCCGAGGTGCTGGACCTGGGCTGCGGCGCCGGCCACGCCAGCTTTGCCGTCGCGCCGGTGGCCGCGTCTGTCGTCGCCTACGACCTGGCCCAGCCCATGCTGGACGTGGTCGAACACGCCAAAGTGCAGCGCGGCCTGGACAATATCAGCACGCGCCAGGGCGACGTGGCCAGCCTGCCGTTCGCCGACGCCAGTTTCGACATGGTTGTCACGCGCTTTTCGGCCCACCACTGGAATGATGTGGCCGGCGCGCTGGCCGAAGCCTGGCGCGTGCTGCGCCCCAACGGCACTTTATTGGTGGTCGATATCGTGGCGCCGAAAACCGCCCTGTACGACACCACCTTGCAGGCGGTGGAACTGCTGCGCGACGGCTCGCACGTGCGCGACTACCGTACCTGCGAATGGGGCGCCAAGTTCGATAACGCCGGTTTCGCGCACAGCCTGCGCAGCGTGTGGAAGCTGACCATGCAATTTGACGAGTGGGTGGCGCGCATGCGCACGCCGGAGCAGCGCATCGCCGCCATCCGCAACCTGTTCGACGCGGCGCCCGAGGAAGCGCGCCAGTATTTTGCGCTGCAAGGCGATTATTCCTTCGATATCGACGCGGCCCTGTTCGAGGCCACAAAACCGGTGGTGCAATAA
- a CDS encoding helix-turn-helix transcriptional regulator, with product MSHKLAEFIRARREAVTPAMAGLPGGGRRRTPGLRREELAQLVDVSPTWLTWLEQGRPVSASAKMLARLAQVLQLSTAERAYLFEVADKADPEHGEAHGGGTGSEELAAIVAAIDAPAYMLDQQWNAVAWNAPAAELFAGWLNVDPAGTPNQLRFMFMTPQARTLIANWPERAQRLVAEFRADVGRHADQAPLAGLIAELSGASTEFRHWWGAQQVLGRDGGLRRFQHPAQGALEFNQVTLHLARQHEVKLVMLLPVS from the coding sequence ATGTCGCACAAGCTTGCCGAATTCATCCGCGCCCGGCGCGAAGCCGTCACCCCCGCCATGGCCGGCCTGCCCGGTGGCGGACGGCGCCGCACGCCGGGCTTGCGCCGTGAAGAGCTGGCGCAGCTGGTTGACGTCAGCCCGACCTGGCTGACCTGGCTGGAGCAGGGGCGGCCCGTGTCGGCGTCGGCCAAGATGCTGGCGCGCCTGGCGCAGGTGCTGCAGCTGAGCACGGCCGAGCGGGCGTATCTGTTCGAGGTGGCCGACAAGGCCGATCCCGAGCATGGCGAGGCGCACGGGGGCGGTACCGGCAGCGAGGAGCTGGCCGCGATTGTCGCCGCCATCGATGCGCCGGCCTATATGCTGGACCAGCAGTGGAATGCGGTGGCCTGGAATGCGCCGGCGGCCGAGCTGTTTGCCGGCTGGCTCAACGTGGACCCGGCCGGGACGCCGAACCAGCTGCGCTTTATGTTCATGACACCGCAGGCAAGAACACTGATCGCCAACTGGCCCGAGCGCGCGCAGCGCCTGGTGGCCGAGTTTCGCGCCGATGTGGGACGCCATGCGGACCAGGCGCCGCTGGCCGGCTTGATCGCCGAACTGTCCGGCGCCAGCACGGAGTTTCGCCACTGGTGGGGCGCGCAGCAGGTGCTGGGGCGCGACGGCGGATTGCGCCGCTTCCAGCATCCGGCTCAAGGCGCGCTGGAGTTCAATCAGGTCACCCTGCACCTGGCGCGCCAGCATGAGGTGAAACTGGTGATGTTGTTGCCGGTGTCGTAA
- a CDS encoding DMT family transporter: protein MLAAAGLFSLMDTAMKLLSETYPAMQVTALRALSSLPLVCLYLLYRGAFKHVLKVRWPLHFLRGALGIAMITLFAYGLKRLSLAEAYSLFFIAPLLITALSVFILKERVDLARWCAIAVGLGGVLVVLRPEGGDFLSLAGLAVLAAAACYAVSAITGRILSRSDASESMVFWLMIMMAAGGVALSYHEWVAIRREDWLLLAGLSVSGFLGQLAITEAFRSGKASSVAPFEYSALAWGMGLDWLLWRTLPDEYTMLGAAIIIASGIYLVRKEAAHMESEHP from the coding sequence ATGCTGGCCGCCGCCGGCCTGTTTTCCCTGATGGATACAGCGATGAAGCTGCTGTCCGAAACCTATCCCGCGATGCAGGTCACTGCCTTGCGCGCGCTGTCGTCCTTGCCGCTGGTATGCCTGTATCTGCTGTACCGTGGCGCCTTCAAGCATGTGCTGAAGGTGCGCTGGCCGCTGCATTTTTTGCGCGGTGCGCTGGGCATCGCCATGATTACCCTGTTCGCCTATGGCCTGAAACGCCTGTCGCTGGCCGAAGCGTATTCGCTGTTCTTTATCGCGCCGCTGCTGATCACGGCGCTGTCGGTATTTATTTTGAAGGAGCGGGTCGACCTGGCGCGCTGGTGCGCGATCGCCGTGGGCCTGGGCGGCGTGCTGGTGGTGCTGCGCCCGGAAGGCGGCGACTTCCTGTCGCTGGCCGGCCTGGCCGTGCTGGCCGCGGCCGCCTGCTATGCCGTGTCGGCCATCACCGGCCGCATCCTCAGCCGCAGCGACGCCAGCGAAAGCATGGTGTTCTGGCTGATGATCATGATGGCGGCCGGCGGCGTGGCGCTGTCGTACCATGAATGGGTGGCGATCCGGCGCGAGGACTGGCTGCTGCTGGCCGGCTTGTCGGTCAGCGGTTTCCTGGGCCAGCTGGCGATCACGGAAGCGTTTCGCAGCGGCAAGGCGTCCAGCGTGGCGCCGTTCGAGTATTCGGCCCTGGCCTGGGGCATGGGCCTGGACTGGCTGCTGTGGCGCACCCTGCCCGACGAGTACACCATGCTCGGCGCGGCCATCATTATCGCCAGCGGCATCTATCTGGTGCGCAAGGAGGCGGCGCATATGGAAAGCGAACATCCTTGA
- the lpxC gene encoding UDP-3-O-acyl-N-acetylglucosamine deacetylase: protein MLKQRTIKQSVRTIGVGLHSGTKVELTLSPAAIDTGIVFRRIDLVPVVEFPASAMAVGDTRMASVLIKDGARVSTVEHLMSAAAGLGIDNMYIDVNAEEIPIMDGSASSFVFLLQQAGVEEQAAAKKFIKVIKPVEVRHGTGAAEKWARLSPYDGFKLDFFIEFNHPAVDGTMQRASVDFGDVSYIHDVARARTFGFMQDVESLRGMGLARGGSLENAIVMDEYRILNADGLRYEDEFVRHKILDAIGDLYLVGHPLLAYYTAHKSGHALNNQLLLALLEQPESYEIVSFATNEAAPQSYLRQMEREWSLT, encoded by the coding sequence ATGTTAAAACAACGCACCATCAAACAATCGGTCCGCACCATCGGTGTCGGCTTGCACTCCGGCACCAAGGTCGAACTGACCTTGAGCCCGGCCGCCATCGACACGGGCATCGTGTTTCGCCGCATCGACCTGGTGCCGGTGGTGGAGTTTCCCGCCAGCGCCATGGCGGTGGGCGACACGCGCATGGCGTCCGTGCTGATCAAGGACGGCGCCCGCGTCTCGACCGTGGAACACCTGATGTCGGCCGCGGCCGGCCTCGGCATCGACAATATGTATATCGACGTGAACGCGGAAGAAATTCCCATCATGGATGGTTCGGCTTCTTCTTTCGTGTTCCTGCTGCAACAGGCTGGCGTGGAAGAGCAGGCGGCGGCCAAGAAATTCATCAAGGTGATCAAGCCGGTGGAAGTGCGTCACGGTACCGGCGCGGCCGAAAAATGGGCGCGGCTGTCGCCCTATGACGGCTTCAAGCTCGATTTTTTCATCGAATTCAACCACCCGGCCGTCGACGGCACCATGCAGCGCGCCTCGGTCGACTTTGGCGACGTGTCCTATATCCATGACGTGGCGCGCGCGCGCACCTTCGGCTTCATGCAGGACGTGGAAAGCCTGCGCGGCATGGGCCTGGCCCGTGGCGGCTCGCTGGAAAACGCCATCGTGATGGACGAATACCGCATCCTGAACGCCGACGGCCTGCGCTACGAAGACGAATTCGTGCGCCATAAAATCCTCGACGCGATTGGCGATTTGTATTTGGTGGGCCATCCGCTGCTGGCCTATTACACGGCCCATAAATCGGGCCATGCGCTGAACAACCAGCTGCTGCTGGCGCTGCTGGAGCAGCCGGAGTCGTACGAGATCGTGTCGTTTGCCACCAATGAGGCGGCGCCACAGTCCTACCTGCGCCAGATGGAACGCGAGTGGTCGCTGACGTAG
- a CDS encoding IS110 family transposase → MFNLGIDVAKAKLDCALRLPNGKHRNKVVENNHKGFSVLSEWLLKHDAGSPRVCMEATGTYWEGVAEYLAGLGMVVSVINPAQIKAFGASRMVRTKTDKVDAQLIADFAHERQPEPWTAPSPAAQALRALVLRLEAVQAMRLQETNRLDVAREAVRQGIEDHIAWLDKEIKELIRAIKRHIDDDPDLRDKRELLDSIPGLGERTIPVLLSYYADTERFDNAKQAVAFAGLDPRQHESGSSVRGKPRMSKIGHSFLRKALYMPAMVTVYRTPWGQRFGQRLSAAGKAPKLIIGAMMRKLVHVAFGVLRSGKIFDPTLHAA, encoded by the coding sequence ATGTTTAATTTAGGAATCGACGTTGCCAAGGCCAAGCTGGACTGCGCACTGCGCCTGCCCAACGGCAAGCATCGTAACAAGGTAGTAGAAAACAATCACAAAGGATTTTCTGTACTGAGCGAATGGCTGCTCAAGCATGATGCCGGCAGCCCGAGAGTATGTATGGAAGCGACTGGCACTTACTGGGAAGGGGTTGCCGAATATCTGGCCGGACTTGGCATGGTGGTCAGTGTCATCAATCCGGCACAGATCAAGGCCTTTGGCGCCTCGCGCATGGTGCGCACCAAGACCGACAAGGTCGATGCGCAGTTGATTGCCGACTTTGCCCATGAGCGCCAACCGGAGCCGTGGACAGCGCCGTCGCCCGCCGCGCAGGCACTGCGCGCCTTGGTGCTGCGCCTCGAAGCGGTGCAAGCGATGCGGTTGCAGGAAACGAATCGGCTCGACGTCGCTCGAGAAGCGGTCCGCCAGGGTATCGAGGATCACATTGCCTGGCTCGACAAAGAAATCAAGGAACTCATTCGCGCCATCAAGCGCCATATCGACGATGATCCGGATTTACGCGACAAGCGCGAGCTGCTCGACAGCATCCCTGGCCTGGGTGAGCGCACGATACCAGTGTTGCTGTCGTACTATGCCGATACCGAGCGCTTCGACAACGCCAAGCAAGCCGTGGCGTTTGCGGGACTTGACCCGCGCCAGCACGAGTCAGGATCGAGCGTACGTGGCAAGCCACGCATGTCGAAGATTGGTCACAGTTTCCTGCGAAAAGCGCTGTACATGCCGGCCATGGTAACCGTATACAGGACACCATGGGGCCAGCGCTTTGGCCAGCGGCTCAGCGCTGCCGGCAAGGCACCGAAACTGATCATCGGCGCCATGATGCGCAAGCTGGTGCATGTGGCATTCGGCGTGCTCAGGTCGGGAAAAATATTTGATCCGACCTTGCACGCCGCTTGA
- a CDS encoding DciA family protein, with the protein MRNPTYSPAPRRSYGFARPGPAVTGATDFLRGNATMASLMPTVKRLAALQKDCAQALPAMFEHCDILQFEAGQLVLAIPNAALAAKLKQQLPKLQGELERKGWQIAGIKLKVQVTKSIAPIVHTRALVLPEKAMSALEELSTALPASKQNDQLIAALRRLVRHHREAKD; encoded by the coding sequence ATGCGAAATCCCACTTACTCGCCGGCACCGCGCCGCAGCTACGGCTTTGCCCGCCCGGGCCCGGCCGTCACGGGCGCCACCGATTTCTTGCGCGGCAACGCGACGATGGCGTCCCTGATGCCCACCGTCAAGCGCCTGGCCGCCCTGCAAAAAGATTGCGCCCAGGCCTTGCCGGCCATGTTCGAGCACTGCGATATCCTGCAGTTCGAAGCGGGCCAGCTGGTGCTGGCCATACCGAACGCCGCGCTGGCGGCCAAGCTCAAGCAGCAACTGCCGAAACTGCAAGGGGAACTGGAAAGAAAAGGCTGGCAGATTGCGGGCATCAAGCTCAAGGTGCAGGTGACCAAAAGCATCGCGCCCATCGTTCATACGCGGGCGCTGGTGTTGCCGGAAAAAGCCATGTCGGCGCTGGAAGAATTGAGCACGGCGCTGCCGGCGTCGAAACAGAACGATCAGCTGATCGCGGCGCTGCGCAGGCTGGTGCGGCATCACCGCGAAGCTAAAGATTAG
- the secA gene encoding preprotein translocase subunit SecA, which produces MSLLTQIFGSRNQRLLKQYQKTVREINALEPVIEKLSDAELQAKTPAFKERIAGGESLDALLPEAFAVCREASKRVLRMRHFDVQMIGGMVLHYGKIAEMGTGEGKTLMATLPAYLNALSGKGVHIVTVNDYLAQRDAETMGRLYAWLGLSTGVNMSQMEHSAKQQAYNSDITYGTNNEFGFDFLRDNMVYEARDRVQRALNFGIVDEVDSILIDEARTPLIISGQAESHTDLYHKINEVPGLLTLQIGEETPDGKGKVEVPGDYTKDEKAHQVLLTEAGHEKAERIMTELGLLPEGASLYDSANISLVHHMYAALRAHALYFKDQHYVVQNNEVVIVDEFTGRLMTGRRWSDGLHQAVEAKEGVKIQNENQTLASITFQNYFRMYAKLAGMTGTADTEAYEFQEIYGLETVVIPQNRPLQRKDRQDQVYKSSAEKYNAMVIDIRDCYERGQPVLVGTTSIENSELLSGILDKAKLPHNVLNAKQHAREAEIIAQAGRPKAITIATNMAGRGTDIVLGGNVENQIKFIEANAELSDADKASQSQTLRDEWQSLHDHVVNAGGLHIIGTERHESRRVDNQLRGRAGRQGDPGSSRFYLSLDDALLRIFAGDRVRAVMDRLKMPEGEPIEAGIVSRSIESAQRKVEARNFDIRKQLLEYDDVANDQRKVIYQQRNELLETTDISEMIASLRHGVFTDLVHAYVPQESVEEQWDIKGLETVLASDWQLDIPLQQLLAADASLTDEEIVEKVLVAADAVYQSKIDIVGKESFGGFERNVMLQSVDSHWREHLAALDHLRQGIHLRGYAQKNPKQEYKREAFELFGMMLDMIKNDVTKHVMTVRIQSREEVDAAEAAMQQSHVENVHYQHAEFDPNAAPEELLAPTAGDNSSDQYVDDMSVSMGVKVGRNDPCPCGSGKKYKACHGKLA; this is translated from the coding sequence ATGTCATTACTGACCCAGATTTTCGGTAGCCGCAACCAGCGGCTGCTCAAGCAATACCAAAAAACGGTACGCGAGATCAACGCGCTCGAGCCGGTCATCGAAAAGCTGTCGGATGCCGAGCTGCAAGCGAAGACGCCTGCCTTCAAGGAACGCATCGCCGGTGGCGAATCGCTCGACGCCCTGCTGCCGGAGGCGTTTGCCGTCTGCCGCGAAGCGTCCAAGCGCGTGCTGCGCATGCGCCACTTCGACGTGCAGATGATAGGCGGGATGGTCCTGCACTATGGCAAGATCGCCGAGATGGGCACGGGCGAGGGCAAGACCCTGATGGCAACCCTGCCAGCCTACCTGAACGCCTTGTCGGGCAAGGGCGTGCACATCGTCACCGTCAATGATTACCTGGCACAGCGCGACGCCGAGACCATGGGCCGCTTGTACGCCTGGCTGGGCCTGTCGACCGGCGTGAACATGTCGCAGATGGAGCACAGCGCCAAGCAGCAGGCCTACAACTCCGACATCACCTACGGCACCAACAACGAATTCGGCTTCGACTTCCTGCGCGACAATATGGTGTACGAAGCGCGCGACCGCGTGCAGCGCGCGCTGAACTTCGGCATCGTCGATGAAGTCGACTCGATCCTGATCGATGAAGCGCGTACCCCTTTGATCATTTCCGGCCAGGCCGAGAGCCATACCGACCTGTACCACAAGATCAATGAAGTGCCAGGCTTGCTGACGTTGCAGATCGGCGAAGAAACGCCGGACGGCAAGGGCAAAGTGGAAGTCCCTGGCGACTACACCAAGGATGAAAAAGCGCACCAGGTGCTGCTGACCGAAGCCGGCCACGAAAAGGCCGAGCGCATCATGACCGAACTGGGTCTGCTGCCGGAAGGCGCCTCGCTGTACGATTCGGCGAATATCTCGCTGGTGCACCACATGTATGCGGCGCTGCGCGCCCATGCGCTGTACTTCAAGGATCAGCACTATGTGGTGCAGAACAATGAAGTCGTGATCGTCGATGAATTCACGGGCCGCCTGATGACGGGCCGCCGCTGGTCCGATGGCCTGCACCAGGCCGTCGAAGCGAAAGAGGGCGTGAAGATCCAGAACGAGAACCAGACCCTGGCCTCGATCACCTTCCAGAACTACTTCCGCATGTACGCCAAGCTGGCCGGCATGACCGGCACGGCCGATACCGAAGCCTACGAATTCCAGGAGATCTACGGCCTGGAAACGGTGGTGATTCCGCAAAACCGTCCGCTGCAGCGCAAGGACCGCCAGGACCAGGTCTACAAATCGTCGGCGGAAAAATACAATGCGATGGTGATCGATATCCGCGACTGCTACGAGCGCGGCCAGCCGGTGCTGGTGGGCACCACCTCGATCGAGAACTCGGAGCTGCTGTCCGGCATCCTGGACAAGGCCAAGCTGCCGCATAACGTGCTGAACGCCAAGCAGCATGCGCGCGAAGCGGAAATCATCGCCCAGGCCGGCCGTCCGAAAGCCATTACCATCGCCACCAACATGGCCGGTCGCGGTACCGACATCGTGTTGGGCGGTAACGTCGAAAACCAGATCAAGTTCATCGAAGCCAATGCCGAACTGAGCGACGCCGACAAGGCATCGCAGTCGCAGACGCTGCGCGATGAATGGCAGTCGCTGCACGACCACGTGGTCAATGCGGGCGGCCTGCACATCATCGGCACCGAACGCCACGAATCGCGCCGGGTCGACAATCAATTGCGTGGCCGTGCCGGCCGCCAGGGCGATCCGGGTTCGTCGCGCTTCTACCTGTCGCTCGACGACGCGCTGCTGCGCATCTTCGCCGGCGACCGCGTGCGCGCCGTGATGGACCGCCTGAAAATGCCGGAAGGCGAACCGATCGAAGCGGGCATCGTCTCGCGCTCGATCGAGTCGGCCCAGCGCAAGGTGGAAGCGCGCAACTTCGACATCCGCAAGCAATTGCTGGAATACGATGATGTCGCCAACGACCAGCGCAAGGTGATCTACCAGCAGCGTAACGAGCTGCTGGAAACGACCGACATTTCCGAAATGATCGCCTCGCTGCGCCACGGCGTGTTCACCGACCTGGTGCACGCTTACGTGCCGCAGGAATCGGTGGAAGAGCAGTGGGACATCAAGGGCCTGGAAACCGTGCTGGCCAGCGACTGGCAGCTCGACATTCCGCTGCAGCAGCTGCTGGCGGCCGATGCCAGCCTGACCGACGAAGAGATCGTTGAAAAAGTGCTGGTGGCAGCCGATGCCGTGTACCAGTCGAAGATCGATATCGTCGGCAAGGAATCGTTCGGCGGCTTCGAGCGCAATGTCATGCTGCAAAGCGTGGACAGCCACTGGCGTGAACACCTGGCGGCGCTGGACCACCTGCGCCAGGGCATCCACCTGCGCGGCTATGCGCAGAAGAACCCGAAACAGGAATACAAGCGCGAAGCGTTCGAACTCTTCGGCATGATGCTCGACATGATCAAGAACGACGTCACCAAGCACGTGATGACGGTGCGCATCCAGTCGCGCGAAGAAGTCGATGCGGCCGAAGCGGCGATGCAGCAGTCGCACGTGGAAAACGTGCACTACCAGCACGCCGAATTCGATCCGAACGCGGCGCCGGAAGAATTGCTGGCGCCTACGGCTGGCGACAACAGCAGCGACCAGTATGTCGACGACATGAGCGTGAGCATGGGCGTCAAGGTCGGCCGCAACGATCCATGCCCTTGCGGCAGCGGCAAGAAATATAAAGCCTGCCACGGCAAGCTGGCATAA